The following coding sequences are from one Neurospora crassa OR74A linkage group I, whole genome shotgun sequence window:
- a CDS encoding aspartyl-tRNA synthetase, with product MADSAATTPAPPAEQQPPAAAPAAAPAAEGAEGEGEGPSKKAQKKAEAKAKKEAEKARRAAEREAAAKAAGKTTGPTEDLAKDNYGVVKERKGQFELSADVEDVNLKNIGEEHVGKAVIVRAWVQNARIQGAKMAFVELREEGAWTIQGVFVASNEGTPVSKPMVKFAAGINPESFVVVEGTVQKPLEPVKSCKVSNYELHIRKIFVLAAAPQMLGMTLAAANRPITNFSDEEPAPEKAAEDGVDKLSIAAESSIPAATMLTHLDNIIMHKRAPVQQAIADIRMEVKDLFRSYLKSHGFKEFEPPCLIGAASEGGANVFRMPYFDKEAFLAQSPQFYKQFEIAGGRKRVFSIGPVFRAENSNTPRHMTEFTGLDLEMEIKKDYREVLLMLEGVLLHIFRGIKERCAAEIELVRSVYPAEEFLLPEPGKEVRLTFAEGQKLLREEGPEEFRNVTDDEDMSTPQEKALGAIVRKKFNTDFYVLDKFPEGARPFYAKLDDANPKVTNAFDFFLRGQEILSGGQRINDPEELEARIIQKGVDPKSAGIKDYVDVFRQAGVPAHGGGGIGLDRVVAWFLNLPSVHLAAYYPRTPKRLLP from the exons ATGGCCGACAGCGCTGCTACCACTCCCGCACCCCCCGCCGAACAGCAGCCTCCCGCCGCTGCTCCCGCTGCCGCCCCCGCTGCCGAAGGCGCtgagggcgagggcgagggtCCATCCAAGAAGGCGCAAAAGAAGGCtgaggccaaggccaagaaggaggccgagaaggctcGCCGCGCTGCTGAGCGTGAGGCCGCTGCTAAGGCTGCCGGCAAAACCACCGGGCCGACCGAGGATCTCGCCAAGGACAACTATGGTGTCgtcaaggagaggaagggacaATTCGAGCTGTCGGCTGATGTCGAGGATGTCAACTTGAAGAACATTGGTGAGGAGCACGTCGGCAAGGCTGTCATTGTGAGGGCCTGGGTCCAGAATGCCAGAATCCAAGG CGCGAAGATGGCATTCGTCGAGCTGCGCGAAGAGGGCGCCTGGACCATCCAGGGTGTTTTTGTCGCCAGCAACGAAGGCACGCCTGTGAGCAAGCCCATGGTCAAGTTCGCGGCCGGTATCAACCCCGAGagtttcgtcgtcgtcgaaggTACCGTCCAGAAGCCCCTCGAGCCCGTCAAGAGCTGCAAGGTTTCCAACTACGAGCTGCACATCCGCAAGATCTTCGTTCTCGCCGCTGCCCCCCAGATGCTCGGCATGACTCTGGCTGCCGCCAACCgtcccatcaccaacttcaGCGACGAGGAGCCCGCCCCGGAAAAGGCTGCCGAGGATGGTGTCGATAAGCTTTCCATCGCCGCCGAGTCCTCCatccccgccgccaccatGCTCACCCATCTCGACAACATTATCATGCACAAGCGCGCCCCTGTTCAGCAGGCTATTGCCGATATCCGTATGGAAGTCAAGGATTTGTTCAGATCCTACCTCAAGAGCCACGGCTTCAAGGAGTTTGAGCCTCCCTGCTTGATCGGTGCTGCCTCTGAGGGTGGTGCCAACGTTTTCCGCATGCCCTACTTCGACAAGGAGGCTTTCCTCGCCCAGTCTCCTCAGTTCTACAAGCAGTTTGAGATTGCTGGCGGCAGGAAGCGCGTATTCAGCATTGGTCCCGTATTCAGAGCCGAGAACTCCAACACCCCAAGACACATGACTGAG TTCACTGGTCTCGATTTGGAAATGGAGATCAAGAAAGACTACAGAGAGGTTCTCCTCATGCTCGAGGGCGTCCTGCTTCACATCTTCCGCGGCATTAAGGAACGCTGCGCGGCCGAGATCGAGCTCGTTCGCTCCGTTTATCCCGCGGAGGAATTCCTTCTCCCCGAGCCTGGCAAGGAGGTCAGGTTGACCTTTGCTGA GGGTCAGAAGCTTCTGCGCGAGGAGGGTCCCGAGGAGTTCCGTAACGTGACCGACGATGAAGACATGAGCACCCCTCAGGAGAAGGCCCTTGGCGCCATTGTCCGCAAGAAGTTCAACACGGACTTTTACGTGCTCGACAAGTTTCCCGAGGGTGCGAGACCCTTTTACGCCAAGCTCGACGATGCCAACCCCAAGGTCACCAACGCCttcgacttcttcctccgcGGCCAGGAGATCTTGTCGGGTGGTCAGCGTATCAATGACCCCGAGGAGCTCGAGGCTCGCATCATCCAGAAGGGTGTTGACCCCAAAAGCGCCGGAATTAAGGACTACGTCGACGTGTTCAGACAGGCCGGTGTGCCTGCccacggtggtggtggcatcgGGCTTGACCGCGTGGTTGCGTGGTTCCTTAACCTGCCCAGTGTCCACCTTGCGGCGTACTACCCCAGGACGCCCAAGAGGTTGCTTCCTTAA
- a CDS encoding membrane bound cation transporter: MKEPLNNSSYTNRIRSWVNPKTHGAPGPVSLLPISNSPPITTTTTTDTTPTVGQNATLNDSSRGGNVPSAHEQPQTSTDSSSTGGHHKEDSSNGAKSPTAASHQAAGQGPELETTVSAAAQEQEQKQKPNVAVRFGKVLKQVLFHNKLVNLMLVFVPVGIVVSQLPGSSPGLIFAMNALAIVPLAGLLSYATESVARKLGDSLGALLNVTFGNAVELIIFIALVKDELSIVQASLLGSILANLLLILGMSFLLGGLRFREQIYNSTVTQMSACLLSLSVISLVLPTAFHYSFTDVNDADKKTLKISRGTSVILLLVYVIYLLFQLLSHSYLYESTPQHIIDEESTPGPAAGWLDSSSSGSDSSTDSDSSDSDYSRETVSKRMKRVMRGGHRRRKSSIISNLTSESVVAGHERTPSFGTSDAVPGYDEATQEASSSRPALAVNLHSPTTDGNEEAVEDEKHHRRRHRYKRHMKKHRKHKHKKHHHNGSQECMNGQTIDENAEIQPDVAPTLLSPGEPRRVDFAVEPASSADNAQAETSAGRRPFPGLRGMSLRPVARNLAPAVFVTGPDSVNSPPASSGPVPRVRYGIRRTNSLPDRLSQSLYRPQGALMPSQIPMSAVVDGAIPDKDGDHPDDLSRVSAIILLLVSTVLVAVCAEFMVDSIHDLVETAKVPELFIGLIILPIVGNAAEHVTAITVAMKNKMDLAIGVAVGSSIQIALFITPLVVIIGWCMDKDMTLYFTLFETVCLFVSAFIVNFLVLDGRSNYLEGALLCATYVIIALVSFYSPNPTEPGQSA; the protein is encoded by the exons ATGAAGGAACCTTTGAATAATTCCTCGTACACAAATCGCATTCGCTCCTGGGTAAACCCCAAGACGCATGGAGCTCCAGGCCCCGTCAGCTTGCTTCCCATAAGCAATTCtcctcccatcaccaccactaccacaacCGACACCACTCCCACCGTCGGCCAAAATGCCACGCTCAACGACAGCAGCCGCGGCGGAAATGTGCCCTCCGCGCACGAACAGCCCCAGACTTCCACAGACTCTTCGTCAACCGGCGGCCATCACAAGGAGGATAGCAGTAATGGCGCCAAGTCCCCGACGGCTGCATCACACCAAGCTGCGGGGCAGGGGCCTGAGTTAGAAACTACCGTCTCTGCTGCCGCTCAGGAACaagagcagaagcagaagccgAACGTCGCAGTTAGATTTGGGAAGGTCCTCAAGCAGGTCTTGTTTCACAACAAGCTCGTGAACTTGATGTTGGTCTTTGTCCCCGTTGGCATTGTTGTCAGCCAGCTACCGGGCTCCTCGCCCGGTCTCATCTTCGCCATGAATGCCCTTGCCATCGTTCCTCTTGCCGGCCTCCTCAGTTATGCCACCGAAAGCGTGGCCCGTAAGCTTGGAGACTCGCTTGGCGCCTTGTTGAATGTCACATTCGGCAACGCTGTAGAGCTGATCATTTT CATCGCCCTCGTCAAA GACGAGCTCAGCATCGTACAGGCTTCGCTCCTTGGCTCAATCTTGGCCAACCTGCTCCTCATCCTGGGCATGTCGTTCTTGCTTGGCGGTCTTCGTTTCCGTGAACAG ATTTACAACAGCACCGTCACCCAAATGAGTGCTTGTCTTCTCAGTTTGAGTGTTATTAGCCTCGTCCTGCCT ACTGCCTTTCATTATTCTTTTACGGACGTGAATGACGCCGACAAGAAGACTCTGAAGATCAGCCGCGGCACCAGTGTT ATTCTTCTGCTCGTATACGTCATCTATCTTCTCTTTCAGCTCTTGTCTCACTCTTACCTTTACGAATCCACCCCTCAGCATATCATTGATGAGGAGTCTACTCCGGGACCCGCCGCCGGCTGGCTCGATTCCTCAAGCTCTGGCAGCGACTCTTCGACAGATTCGGACTCGTCGGACTCGGACTATTCTCGCGAGACAGTCTCCAAGAGAATGAAACGTGTAATGCGTGGTGGTCACCGCAGGAGAAAGTCAAGCATCATTTCTAACCTTACGAGCGAGAGCGTCGTTGCAGGTCACGAAAGGACCCCTTCGTTCGGCACCAGTGATGCTGTCCCTGGCTATGATGAAGCCACACAAGAGGCATCGTCATCGCGACCCGCACTGGCCGTCAATTTGCATAGCCCTACCACTGATGGAAATGAGGAGGCTGTAGAAGACGAGAAGCACCACCGCAGGCGGCACAGGTATAAACGACACATGAAGAAGCATcgcaagcacaagcacaagaaGCATCACCACAACGGATCTCAGGAGTGCATGAATGGACAAACCATCGATGAAAACGCCGAGATTCAGCCGGATGTTGCGCCAACACTATTATCGCCTGGCGAGCCCCGTCGTGTCGACTTTGCCGTGGAACCTGCTAGCTCTGCCGATAACGCTCAGGCTGAGACGTCAGCTGGCCGCCGCCCTTTCCCCGGTCTTCGCGGCATGTCCCTTCGTCCTGTTGCCAGAAACTTGGCGCCGGCTGTGTTTGTCACGGGCCCTGATTCCGTCAACTCTCCACCGGCCTCTTCCGGCCCTGTTCCGCGCGTCCGTTACGGCATTCGCAGGACGAACTCGCTGCCGGACCGCCTCAGCCAATCACTGTACCGTCCTCAGGGTGCCTTGATGCCTTCGCAGATTCCAATGTCGGCTGTTGTTGACGGCGCTATCCCCGATAAAGACGGCGATCATCCCGACGACTTGTCCCGCGTCAGCGCCATCATCCTTTTGCTCGTATCTACCGTCTTGGTAGCCGTCTGCGCCGAGTTCATGGTTGACTCGATTCACGACCTGGTCGAGACTGCCAAGGTTCCAGAGCTCTTCATTGGCTTGATTATCCTTCCCATCGTCGGCAACGCCGCTGAACATGTCACGGCTATTACCGTTGCCATGAAGAATAAGATGGATCTGGCGATCGGCGTCGCTGTGGGTAGTTCTATCCAAATCGCCCTCTTCATCACGCCGCTTGTCGTCATTATTGGTTGGTGCATGGACAAAGACATGACGCTCTACTTTACGCTGTTCGAGACGGTCTGTCTGTTCGTCTCAGCTTTCATCGTCAATTTCTTGGTGTTGGATGGCAGGAGTAACTACTTGGAGGGAGCGCTGTTGTGTGCGACATACGTCATCATAGCCTTGGTGTCATTTTACTCCCCCAATCCGACCGAGCCGGGCCAGAGTGCTTAG
- a CDS encoding membrane bound cation transporter, variant 2 translates to MSFLLGGLRFREQIYNSTVTQMSACLLSLSVISLVLPTAFHYSFTDVNDADKKTLKISRGTSVILLLVYVIYLLFQLLSHSYLYESTPQHIIDEESTPGPAAGWLDSSSSGSDSSTDSDSSDSDYSRETVSKRMKRVMRGGHRRRKSSIISNLTSESVVAGHERTPSFGTSDAVPGYDEATQEASSSRPALAVNLHSPTTDGNEEAVEDEKHHRRRHRYKRHMKKHRKHKHKKHHHNGSQECMNGQTIDENAEIQPDVAPTLLSPGEPRRVDFAVEPASSADNAQAETSAGRRPFPGLRGMSLRPVARNLAPAVFVTGPDSVNSPPASSGPVPRVRYGIRRTNSLPDRLSQSLYRPQGALMPSQIPMSAVVDGAIPDKDGDHPDDLSRVSAIILLLVSTVLVAVCAEFMVDSIHDLVETAKVPELFIGLIILPIVGNAAEHVTAITVAMKNKMDLAIGVAVGSSIQIALFITPLVVIIGWCMDKDMTLYFTLFETVCLFVSAFIVNFLVLDGRSNYLEGALLCATYVIIALVSFYSPNPTEPGQSA, encoded by the exons ATGTCGTTCTTGCTTGGCGGTCTTCGTTTCCGTGAACAG ATTTACAACAGCACCGTCACCCAAATGAGTGCTTGTCTTCTCAGTTTGAGTGTTATTAGCCTCGTCCTGCCT ACTGCCTTTCATTATTCTTTTACGGACGTGAATGACGCCGACAAGAAGACTCTGAAGATCAGCCGCGGCACCAGTGTT ATTCTTCTGCTCGTATACGTCATCTATCTTCTCTTTCAGCTCTTGTCTCACTCTTACCTTTACGAATCCACCCCTCAGCATATCATTGATGAGGAGTCTACTCCGGGACCCGCCGCCGGCTGGCTCGATTCCTCAAGCTCTGGCAGCGACTCTTCGACAGATTCGGACTCGTCGGACTCGGACTATTCTCGCGAGACAGTCTCCAAGAGAATGAAACGTGTAATGCGTGGTGGTCACCGCAGGAGAAAGTCAAGCATCATTTCTAACCTTACGAGCGAGAGCGTCGTTGCAGGTCACGAAAGGACCCCTTCGTTCGGCACCAGTGATGCTGTCCCTGGCTATGATGAAGCCACACAAGAGGCATCGTCATCGCGACCCGCACTGGCCGTCAATTTGCATAGCCCTACCACTGATGGAAATGAGGAGGCTGTAGAAGACGAGAAGCACCACCGCAGGCGGCACAGGTATAAACGACACATGAAGAAGCATcgcaagcacaagcacaagaaGCATCACCACAACGGATCTCAGGAGTGCATGAATGGACAAACCATCGATGAAAACGCCGAGATTCAGCCGGATGTTGCGCCAACACTATTATCGCCTGGCGAGCCCCGTCGTGTCGACTTTGCCGTGGAACCTGCTAGCTCTGCCGATAACGCTCAGGCTGAGACGTCAGCTGGCCGCCGCCCTTTCCCCGGTCTTCGCGGCATGTCCCTTCGTCCTGTTGCCAGAAACTTGGCGCCGGCTGTGTTTGTCACGGGCCCTGATTCCGTCAACTCTCCACCGGCCTCTTCCGGCCCTGTTCCGCGCGTCCGTTACGGCATTCGCAGGACGAACTCGCTGCCGGACCGCCTCAGCCAATCACTGTACCGTCCTCAGGGTGCCTTGATGCCTTCGCAGATTCCAATGTCGGCTGTTGTTGACGGCGCTATCCCCGATAAAGACGGCGATCATCCCGACGACTTGTCCCGCGTCAGCGCCATCATCCTTTTGCTCGTATCTACCGTCTTGGTAGCCGTCTGCGCCGAGTTCATGGTTGACTCGATTCACGACCTGGTCGAGACTGCCAAGGTTCCAGAGCTCTTCATTGGCTTGATTATCCTTCCCATCGTCGGCAACGCCGCTGAACATGTCACGGCTATTACCGTTGCCATGAAGAATAAGATGGATCTGGCGATCGGCGTCGCTGTGGGTAGTTCTATCCAAATCGCCCTCTTCATCACGCCGCTTGTCGTCATTATTGGTTGGTGCATGGACAAAGACATGACGCTCTACTTTACGCTGTTCGAGACGGTCTGTCTGTTCGTCTCAGCTTTCATCGTCAATTTCTTGGTGTTGGATGGCAGGAGTAACTACTTGGAGGGAGCGCTGTTGTGTGCGACATACGTCATCATAGCCTTGGTGTCATTTTACTCCCCCAATCCGACCGAGCCGGGCCAGAGTGCTTAG
- a CDS encoding membrane bound cation transporter, variant 1, translating into MLTESVSFNVYSIALVKDELSIVQASLLGSILANLLLILGMSFLLGGLRFREQIYNSTVTQMSACLLSLSVISLVLPTAFHYSFTDVNDADKKTLKISRGTSVILLLVYVIYLLFQLLSHSYLYESTPQHIIDEESTPGPAAGWLDSSSSGSDSSTDSDSSDSDYSRETVSKRMKRVMRGGHRRRKSSIISNLTSESVVAGHERTPSFGTSDAVPGYDEATQEASSSRPALAVNLHSPTTDGNEEAVEDEKHHRRRHRYKRHMKKHRKHKHKKHHHNGSQECMNGQTIDENAEIQPDVAPTLLSPGEPRRVDFAVEPASSADNAQAETSAGRRPFPGLRGMSLRPVARNLAPAVFVTGPDSVNSPPASSGPVPRVRYGIRRTNSLPDRLSQSLYRPQGALMPSQIPMSAVVDGAIPDKDGDHPDDLSRVSAIILLLVSTVLVAVCAEFMVDSIHDLVETAKVPELFIGLIILPIVGNAAEHVTAITVAMKNKMDLAIGVAVGSSIQIALFITPLVVIIGWCMDKDMTLYFTLFETVCLFVSAFIVNFLVLDGRSNYLEGALLCATYVIIALVSFYSPNPTEPGQSA; encoded by the exons ATGCTTACAGAGTCCGTTTCGTTCAACGTTTACAGCATCGCCCTCGTCAAA GACGAGCTCAGCATCGTACAGGCTTCGCTCCTTGGCTCAATCTTGGCCAACCTGCTCCTCATCCTGGGCATGTCGTTCTTGCTTGGCGGTCTTCGTTTCCGTGAACAG ATTTACAACAGCACCGTCACCCAAATGAGTGCTTGTCTTCTCAGTTTGAGTGTTATTAGCCTCGTCCTGCCT ACTGCCTTTCATTATTCTTTTACGGACGTGAATGACGCCGACAAGAAGACTCTGAAGATCAGCCGCGGCACCAGTGTT ATTCTTCTGCTCGTATACGTCATCTATCTTCTCTTTCAGCTCTTGTCTCACTCTTACCTTTACGAATCCACCCCTCAGCATATCATTGATGAGGAGTCTACTCCGGGACCCGCCGCCGGCTGGCTCGATTCCTCAAGCTCTGGCAGCGACTCTTCGACAGATTCGGACTCGTCGGACTCGGACTATTCTCGCGAGACAGTCTCCAAGAGAATGAAACGTGTAATGCGTGGTGGTCACCGCAGGAGAAAGTCAAGCATCATTTCTAACCTTACGAGCGAGAGCGTCGTTGCAGGTCACGAAAGGACCCCTTCGTTCGGCACCAGTGATGCTGTCCCTGGCTATGATGAAGCCACACAAGAGGCATCGTCATCGCGACCCGCACTGGCCGTCAATTTGCATAGCCCTACCACTGATGGAAATGAGGAGGCTGTAGAAGACGAGAAGCACCACCGCAGGCGGCACAGGTATAAACGACACATGAAGAAGCATcgcaagcacaagcacaagaaGCATCACCACAACGGATCTCAGGAGTGCATGAATGGACAAACCATCGATGAAAACGCCGAGATTCAGCCGGATGTTGCGCCAACACTATTATCGCCTGGCGAGCCCCGTCGTGTCGACTTTGCCGTGGAACCTGCTAGCTCTGCCGATAACGCTCAGGCTGAGACGTCAGCTGGCCGCCGCCCTTTCCCCGGTCTTCGCGGCATGTCCCTTCGTCCTGTTGCCAGAAACTTGGCGCCGGCTGTGTTTGTCACGGGCCCTGATTCCGTCAACTCTCCACCGGCCTCTTCCGGCCCTGTTCCGCGCGTCCGTTACGGCATTCGCAGGACGAACTCGCTGCCGGACCGCCTCAGCCAATCACTGTACCGTCCTCAGGGTGCCTTGATGCCTTCGCAGATTCCAATGTCGGCTGTTGTTGACGGCGCTATCCCCGATAAAGACGGCGATCATCCCGACGACTTGTCCCGCGTCAGCGCCATCATCCTTTTGCTCGTATCTACCGTCTTGGTAGCCGTCTGCGCCGAGTTCATGGTTGACTCGATTCACGACCTGGTCGAGACTGCCAAGGTTCCAGAGCTCTTCATTGGCTTGATTATCCTTCCCATCGTCGGCAACGCCGCTGAACATGTCACGGCTATTACCGTTGCCATGAAGAATAAGATGGATCTGGCGATCGGCGTCGCTGTGGGTAGTTCTATCCAAATCGCCCTCTTCATCACGCCGCTTGTCGTCATTATTGGTTGGTGCATGGACAAAGACATGACGCTCTACTTTACGCTGTTCGAGACGGTCTGTCTGTTCGTCTCAGCTTTCATCGTCAATTTCTTGGTGTTGGATGGCAGGAGTAACTACTTGGAGGGAGCGCTGTTGTGTGCGACATACGTCATCATAGCCTTGGTGTCATTTTACTCCCCCAATCCGACCGAGCCGGGCCAGAGTGCTTAG